TGGCCTTAGCCTATGCGATTAGTGCTAAGTGGCAAAAAGCAGAGTTCCGCGCCGAGAATAATATTACTAACTTCAATGTGATATTTCTGGTGGCGATTTTCATTGCCACGATCGCTTGCCTTGTATTTTTGCTTCAGGCCAGGGCTAAGCTATGGCGGGGAGTGTTTGCCACCCTGACTAGTATGGGTCTGATTCTAATTGGTTCCCAACCTGGGGTATGGCGTTGGAGTGCCAAATGGTACATATCCCATTACTACTATGGGATCGCGGCAGCTATCTTCATGATTATTTCGGTGACCGTGATCCCGGAAATTTATCAAGATCGACAATCCAAAAGCTGGCGGATTATTCATACCTTGCTTAACTGCTTTGCCCTATTGCTGTTCTTTGGTCAGGCAATGACCGGAGCCAGGGATTTATTTGATCTCGGTGCCGTGGGCTTGCCATAGCGATCGCCAGCAATAACAAGGTAGGAGTAGATCTTTTGAGAGCAGGTAGTCTAGGTACTTCGCAATACCTCGCCCAGTCTGGCGGTCAGCACTGTTAGACTTGCCCCGATCGCTTAATTACAGGTAATTCCTTGCCAAGCCAGTTAAAATATGGCAATTGGGGCGTTAACTAAGATAGCGATCGTATCTTTGGCAATTTGGGCAATTTAGTTGCTAATGGATATCCTAGCGATGGAATAGATATTTAGCCATAGGATCGAGCCTGCCTCAAATTTGACTTTGCTAAAAAGCCTTGATTCCATAACAGAATAATCGACTAGCCGAAATTCAACCATGCTATCCGTGTTATATGGCAGCACAGCTAACTGATTAATACCTTGGGGTTATGTTTGCAAATAATTTAAAACAACTTTTTACCAATCCAGCAAAATTCTTGGGGCAACGATCGCTACGATCGCCTAGACGGGCTGGCCTGATCGCTATGGCCTTACTAATTGGGGCACTCACGCTTTCTAGTTGTGGCAACTCCCCTGAGTCGATCGCTTCTGCCCCCCCTGCTACTGATGCCGAGCTAGAGCAACAAGTCTTAGAAATTATTCGCCAGAATCCTGATGTAATCCTGGAAGCGGTACAAATTGCCGATCGGCAGAGACGCGAGCAACAAGAGGTGGCACAGCGGGAAAAACTTGAACAAATTAAAAATGACCCCGAAGCCGCGATCGGCAAGGCTCCGGTAATCGGCGCAGAGAATGCCGAAGTTATTATTATTGAGTTTTCAGATTTTCAATGTCCATTCTGTAGCCGCACCCAGCCAACCCTGAAGGCATTGCTCGCAAAATATCCCGACGATGTTAGCCTTGCCTATAAGCATTTGCCCCTGGCCAGAATCCATGATCAGGCAATCCCCGCCGCCAAAGCATCCTGGGCAGCCCAACAACAGGGTAAGTTCTGGGAATATCACGATGCCCTGTTTGAAAATCAGGCAAATTTAAGCGAAGAGTATTATCTGGCGCTGGCAACCGAGTTAGAGCTAGATCTCGATCAGTTTAATAGCGATCGTAATAGTGAGGCAGCAGAAACTGCGATCAACACAGATTTGGCAATGGCTGAGGAATTAGGTGCAACTGGCACGCCATTTTTTGTGGTGAACGGTGTGCCTGTGTTTGGTGCATTGGATCTGGCTGATTTCGAGCAATTGATCGCCGAAGTTAGAGCCGATAACTAATCGATCGCTACCTATCAACTAAGCGGCAACTGGCTTCTGCCAAGACATCATCAACATTCTCCGCCCCAAGTCCACGTCCTTGGGGGAGCATTGCCAGTCAGGATGGGCAGTCATCAATAAGCTTTCCAGGGTTTCCTGGT
The sequence above is a segment of the Pseudanabaena sp. PCC 7367 genome. Coding sequences within it:
- a CDS encoding DsbA family protein, with the protein product MFANNLKQLFTNPAKFLGQRSLRSPRRAGLIAMALLIGALTLSSCGNSPESIASAPPATDAELEQQVLEIIRQNPDVILEAVQIADRQRREQQEVAQREKLEQIKNDPEAAIGKAPVIGAENAEVIIIEFSDFQCPFCSRTQPTLKALLAKYPDDVSLAYKHLPLARIHDQAIPAAKASWAAQQQGKFWEYHDALFENQANLSEEYYLALATELELDLDQFNSDRNSEAAETAINTDLAMAEELGATGTPFFVVNGVPVFGALDLADFEQLIAEVRADN
- a CDS encoding DUF4079 domain-containing protein; protein product: MNPAMMIDSFTALSTNLAIMDIRQFLLIFHPMLTVAIVFPLIGITVMMAWQTRQRRIQVDANGKSKIPAIAGSEHVKIGRFLACGVVGTSLLALAYAISAKWQKAEFRAENNITNFNVIFLVAIFIATIACLVFLLQARAKLWRGVFATLTSMGLILIGSQPGVWRWSAKWYISHYYYGIAAAIFMIISVTVIPEIYQDRQSKSWRIIHTLLNCFALLLFFGQAMTGARDLFDLGAVGLP